One window of Strigops habroptila isolate Jane chromosome Z, bStrHab1.2.pri, whole genome shotgun sequence genomic DNA carries:
- the LOC115619791 gene encoding basic proline-rich protein-like encodes MPAAMSGEEEGRWKEPRATAEEGAEAKPGLGRARLRAPPQRLETGSATTQRPAPRGRPPPPSRGTAWTGLAGRSLWEKRKKTGAFSGRSPGHSPCPRLAVTLPRGGTEPSPAPSAHVSASPLCVGKGSGRGSRLRRRGRWCGGCACVAARRRHYLRPRSPLLERGGGCARRARGWRAPAARGHAGTAPPAVHLLRWRRRGGMWGATRPPAVRRAGLPRAAGRRPADSTCQAEETLPPVGGWFAPAPAPAPPGAVRTSQYTLTHPEPEARCAPPVPIAGSGAMVPVPVPPTPAPLAAGPAAAAALTPTGPLAGAPGPRCPQDRQSCPRRSEFCVRTPRGRALGDAGECPGDTDFASSLGRKIFSPAYC; translated from the coding sequence ATGCCTGCTGCGATGTccggggaggaagaggggaggtgGAAAGAGCCCCGAGCGACGGCGGAGGAGGGGGCTGAGGCGAAGCCGGGGTTGGGCCGCGCCCggctccgcgccccgccgcAGCGGCTGGAGACCGGCAGTGCTACGACTCAGCGCCCAGCCCCACGGGGCCGCCCTCCGCCGCCATCCCGCGGAACAGCCTGGACGGGGCTTGCCGGGCGCTCACtgtgggaaaagaggaagaaaacaggcgCCTTTTCAGGAAGGAGTCCAGGCCACAGCCCTTGCCCGCGGCTGGCTGTCACGCTGCCCCGGGGAGGTACCGAGCCGTCCCCCGCCCCGTCCGCGCACGTTTCCGCGTCTCCTCTTTGTGTGGGGAAGGGAAGTGGCCGGGGGAGCCGTCTCCGCCGCCGCGGCCGGTGGTGTGGAGGTTGTGCGTGTGTCGCCGCGCGGCGACGGCATTACCTGCGACCGCGGTCCCCACTACTGGAGCGGGGCGGCGGCTGTGCCCGGAGGGCGCGGGGCTGGCGTGCCCCGGCTGCCCGCGGCCATGCAGGGACGGCGCCGCCAGCCGTTCACCTCCTCCGTTGGCGGAGGAGAGGAGGAATGTGGGGCGCGACCCGGCCTCCTGCCGTCCGCCGTGCAGGGCTCCCTCGGGCTGCAGGACGCAGGCCTGCAGACAGCACCTGCCAGGCTGAGGAGACGCTGCCGCCCGTGGGTGGCTGGTTCGCGCCCGCCCCGGCACCAGCACCGCCCGGCGCTGTCCGCACGTCACAGTACACGCTGACACACCCGGAGCCGGAGGCCCGCTGCGCTCCCCCTGTGCCGATTGCCGGCAGCGGGGCGATGGTCCCAGTCCCGGTTCCCCCGACCCCGGCTCCTCTCGCCGCCGGTCCGGCCGCCGCGGCAGCACTGACCCCTACTGGGCCGCTAGCGGGAGCGCCGGGGCCGCGCTGCCCGCAGGACCGGCAGTCCTGTCCGCGAAGGAGCGAGTTTTGCGTTCGTACTCCGCGTGGGAGGGCTTTAGGAGACGCCGGAGAGTGTCCGGGAGACACCGACTTTGCTAGCAGCCTtggcaggaaaatattttctccagcATACTGTTAA